From one Silurus meridionalis isolate SWU-2019-XX chromosome 23, ASM1480568v1, whole genome shotgun sequence genomic stretch:
- the aqp4 gene encoding aquaporin-4, giving the protein MREEFSNQTKCCGCLRRCESSCTCTCDQVMAAFKGVWTKGFWRAVSGEFLAMLILVLVSVGSTINWAATTKDSSHPPDLVLISLCFGLSIATLVQCFNQISGAHINPAVTVAMVATRKLSLAKGIFYLGAQCFGAIVGAAILYGVTPPVVRGNLGVTSVNTHISAGHALVVELFITFQLVFTIFATCDPKRTDLKGSAALAIGLSVCIGHLFAIPYTGASMNPARSFGPAVITGHWENHWVYWLGPLMGGVLAAALYDYLFCPDPDLKKHYASIISRTSFSTAQYQGMEPGTFSRDQTQLMIKQPAFTVEHAERKDRETACEVLSSV; this is encoded by the exons ATGAGAGAGGAGTTTTCTAACCAAACCAAATGTTGTGGTTGTTTAAG gAGGTGTGAATCCTCGTGCACCTGCACATGTGATCAAGTAATGGCTGCCTTTAAGGGTGTTTGGACAAAGGGCTTTTGGCGAGCAGTGTCCGGAGAGTTTTTGGCCATGCTGATTTTAGTGTTGGTCAGCGTGGGGTCCACTATCAACTGGGCAGCAACCACAAAGGACAGCTCTCATCCTCCGGACCTTGTTCTCATCTCTCTTTGTTTCGGCTTGTCTATAGCCACACTCGTCCAGTGCTTCAATCAAATCAGTGGTGCCCACATTAACCCAGCAGTCACGGTGGCCATGGTGGCAACCCGCAAGCTCAGTCTGGCAAAAGGCATTTTCTATTTGGGAGCACAGTGTTTTGGGGCAATAGTGGGAGCAGCTATCTTGTATGGTGTGACTCCTCCTGTTGTGAGAGGGAACCTAGGGGTCACCTCG GTCAACACTCATATATCTGCTGGTCATGCCCTGGTGGTTGAACTCTTCATCACCTTTCAGCTTGTATTCACCATCTTTGCTACCTGCGACCCAAAGCGCACTGATCTGAAGGGCTCAGCAGCCCTGGCTATCGGCCTGTCAGTGTGCATCGGCCACCTGTTTGCT ATCCCATACACCGGTGCCAGTATGAATCCTGCTCGCTCATTTGGTCCTGCAGTCATCACAGGACATTGGGAAAACCACTGG GTGTATTGGTTGGGTCCGTTAATGGGAGGTGTCCTGGCAGCAGCCCTATATGATTACCTGTTCTGTCCAGATCCTGATCTAAAGAAACACTATGCCAGCATTATCTCTAGGACCTCTTTTTCCACTGCTCAGTACCAAGGCATGGAGCCAGGCACTTTCTCCAGGGACCAAACTCAGTTGATGATAAAGCAGCCAGCGTTCACAGTGGAGCATGCTGAGAggaaggacagagagacagcCTGTGAGGTGTTGTCCTCTGTGTGA